Proteins encoded by one window of Thunnus thynnus chromosome 3, fThuThy2.1, whole genome shotgun sequence:
- the pld5 gene encoding inactive phospholipase D5, with amino-acid sequence MAGPTTQEPLKTQQKCIAIFALMCCFAVLMVLIFSSVDVWGDDEDGITEENCSNDCRIVLVENIPDDLTLLVDGRHHFPLSVGFHTLLDQAKHSVEVVSPVWDLNSWDLETMASTAIQGQLLFQRLLSLKSRGVKLKISSSVTNSAELKTLAAHNAEVHFVNMTAFTRGGLHSSFWIVDRKHIYIGSAAMDWRSLSKRKELGVMVYNCSCLGLDLHRVFSFYWQLHDRDYIPSIWSKRVTALYGKHNALELQLNATWATAYVSTSPELFCTKDRTRDVDAISQVIQSAKTFIFISVTDYLPLVSRSFRGTSVTRYWSPIDEVIREAVVVRGVRVRLLISFWKKTHPLTFNFVTSLKSLCMHLHNCSLEVKFFSHNKEQKDDVQHGLNHNKYVVTDSALYVGNHDWVGSDFAINAGVGLMVKMKNNLTDSRLSILEQVKAAFERDWRSRYAKSLQGSKNQESKYRNLQQAKIQMEIKEENNPLSL; translated from the exons ATGGCGGGACCAACCACACAGGAACCTTTGAAG ACTCAGCAGAAGTGCATTGCCATCTTTGCCCTGATGTGCTGCTTTGCCGTGCTGATGGTGCTGATCTTTTCATCCGTGGACGTTTGGGGGGACGATGAGGATGGTATCACAGAGGAGAACTGCAGCAATGACTGCCG CATCGTACTTGTGGAGAACATTCCAGATGACCTCACTCTCCTCGTGGATGGCAGACACcacttccctctctctgttggCTTTCACACCCTGCTGGACCAGGCAAAGCACTCGGTGGAGGTGGTGTCACCTGTCTGGGACTTAAACTCCTGGGACCTGGAAACAATGGCGAGCACTGCCATACAG GGTCAGCTTTTGTTCCAGCGTCTGCTCAGCCTGAAATCTCGTGGGGTTAAGCTGAAGATTTCCAGCAGTGTGACTAACTCTGCTGAACTGAAGACCTTGGCAGCACACA ATGCAGAGGTTCATTTTGTTAATATGACAGCTTTTACCAGAGGAGGACTGCATTCTTCATTCTGGATAGTGGATCGGAAACACATTTACATCGGGAGCGCTGCTATGGACTGGAGGTCACTCTCCAAG AGGAAAGAACTGGGGGTGATGGTGTATAACTGCAGCTGTCTGGGTCTGGACCTCCACCGAGTCTTTTCCTTCTACTGGCAGCTCCATGACAGGGACTACATCCCCTCCATCTGGTCGAAGAGAGTTACAGCCCTCTATGGAAAACACAACGCCCTGGAGCTACAACTCAATGCTACCTGGGCCACTGCCTATGTGTCT ACCTCTCCTGAACTCTTCTGCACTAAAGATCGCACCAGAGATGTGGACGCCATCTCTCAAGTCATCCAGAGTGCAAAAACATTCATCTTCATATCTGTGACGGACTACCTCCCTCTGGTGAGCAGGAGTTTCAGAGGAACCTCGGTCACAAG GTACTGGTCACCTATTGATGAGGTGATCAGGGAGGCTGTGGTTGTGAGAGGAGTCAGAGTTCGCCTGCTGATAAGCTTTTGGAAGAAGACTCATCCACTCACCTTTAACTTTGTGACCTCCCTCAAGTCGCTGTGCATGCATCTGCACAACTGTTCCCTGGAGGTG AAGTTTTTTAGTCACAACAAGGAGCAAAAGGACGATGTTCAACATGGACTGAACCACAACAAGTATGTGGTGACCGACAGTGCGCTTTACGTTG GGAACCATGACTGGGTGGGGAGCGACTTTGCCATTAATGCAGGAGTTGGACTGATGGTCAAGATGAAAAATAATCTTACAGACAGCAGATTGTCGATCTTGGAACAAGTCAAAGCTGCTTTTGAAAGAGACTGGAGGTCACGTTACGCCAAGAGCCTACAGGGAAGCAAAAatcaagaaagcaaatacaGAAACCTGCAGCAGGCGAAGATTCAAATGGAGATTAAGGAGGAAAACAACCCTTTATCTTTATAA